A window from Deinococcota bacterium encodes these proteins:
- a CDS encoding HEPN domain-containing protein produces the protein MERSADWWTQAERDFQAAQVLAERGLHEWACFAAQQSAEKAVKAVIQARGGEFRGHAVRRGLQALQAPSPLVEAGVRLDRLYIPTRYPDVLDQGSPGEVYLPSDSKAALHDAEGVLKWSRDQLP, from the coding sequence GTGGAACGAAGCGCCGACTGGTGGACGCAAGCCGAGCGGGATTTTCAAGCGGCTCAGGTGCTTGCGGAGCGGGGCTTGCACGAGTGGGCATGCTTTGCCGCCCAGCAGTCGGCGGAAAAGGCGGTCAAGGCTGTGATTCAGGCTCGCGGTGGCGAGTTTCGTGGTCACGCGGTGAGGCGTGGCCTGCAAGCACTTCAGGCGCCATCCCCGCTAGTCGAAGCAGGGGTGCGGCTCGACCGACTCTATATTCCCACGCGTTATCCAGACGTTCTGGATCAGGGTTCTCCGGGAGAGGTCTACCTTCCTTCAGACTCGAAAGCCGCCCTACACGATGCTGAAGGTGTGTTGAAGTGGTCCCGTGATCAGCTTCCTTGA